The stretch of DNA ACAAATCAGCCTGCGATGGACCAGAGTACTGCCACACAATCCTCGGGCCTACCGCTGGTTTCAAGCTCGACCCCTGACTCAATCCAGGTCTTCGCGGCTTAAGCCGATTCGCTTCCGCCGCGCGCCGCGGAGACGCGCGCTCGTCCTCCCCCAATCGTTGCTTCCATCCTGCTTCCGTGAGTACATCCTCGGGTCGCGGACCTTGCTAACGAGTCCGGCATTTTAGGCAAACTGGGAGGTTTGCAAACATGAAGAAAGCAACATCCATTCTTTTGGGAATCTCGTTCGCGGCTGCCTGCGTTGGCATCGCTGCCGCACAGGAAACTACTCCGTCAACCGCGTTCGTACCCAAGGTCTTGCAGATTACGCGGGAGTTCACCAAACCAGGCAAAAGCGGCGCGGCGCATGACACCACTGAAAGCGCCTTCGTCCGGGCCTCGGCCAACGGCAAGATACCCGCTCACTACATCGCCATGAACTCGCTGACCGGCAAGAGCCGCGCGCTCTACCTCACCTCGTACGACTCGTATGAGGCTTGGCAAAAGGTCAACGATTCCGTCAACAAAAATCAGGCGCTCTCCGCCGAGTTTGACCGCGCTGCAATGGCCGACGGGGAGTTACTCGATAGCATGGACTCGATGGTCCTGACCTACCAGGAAGAAATGAGCTTTCATCCCATGGCTGACCTATCGAAAATGCGCTACATGGAGGCATCCGTCTATCAGGTTCGCCCCGGCCACGGCCAGGAATGGCGAGAGTTGGTCAAGATGGTCAAAACCGGCTATGAAAAGGCTAACCTCGGCGCTCACTGGGCCATGTTCGAGATGGAGTTCGGAGCCGACGCTGGCGAATATGTCGTGTTCACTTCAAGGAAGTCGCTCGACGAACTCGACAAAGGGCCGATGGAGGATAAGCAATTCGTGGCGGCCATAGGCGAAGACGGCATGAAAAAACTGGATGAGCTGGTCGCGGCATCGGTCTCGTCATCGCGCCACGAACTGTTTTCGTTTAACCCAAAACAGAGCTACGTCCCCGACGAGTGGGTCAAGAACGACCCATTCTGGGAACAAAAATCAGCCCCTGTGCAGGCGGCTAAACTCACCACCGAGAATAAGTAGGCCACGGCCTAAGCAGTCAATTTCGCCAGACCAGGCGGAATACGGAGCGGCTGTGGCCCATCCCAGCCGCCTTCCATTCCTGCGTCTGGATTGCCACGTCTGGATCGCCGGATCTGGGCCCTGGCTACAGTCTCGTGTTGATTCCAAAGCGAGCGTCAAGCTCGTCGTAGAGGATTCCGCGCCCCGGCTTGTACGGCTGAAACCACTCGCCGTCCAGCACAAGCTGCGGAATGGCGCGTTTGCCGACATGGCGCAACACCTCGGCGGCAGCGGCAGGTTCAGCCTCGATGTCGATCTCGGTAAAGGCGATGCCGTGCGTGTCGAGATAGCGCTTCGTCTCGCGACAGTCGCGGCACCACGGCGCGGAATACATGAGAATTTGCATGCCAGCAATTCTAGCCTGAGCATCAAGATTTCGTAATGGCCATGCGCGTCAAAGCCATACAACAATAGGATCAGACCATGACCACCCCACCCCATTTGACAGCCGCCCAGATCAAGGAGCTGCTACGGCTTAGTACCCACCCAATGGAAGGCGGCTTTTTCCGCCGGACCTACACCTCAGAGCTGACCGTCGAACTGGAACGAGGCCAACGAGCCGCAGGCACCGCGATCTACTACCTCCTCGAACCCGACACCTTCTCTGAAATGCACATGCTCGCATCGGACGAACTGTTCCATTTCTATCTCGGAGACCCGGTCGAGATGCTCCAGCTCTGGCCGGACGGGCGCTCCGAAATCGTGGCCCTGGGCCCCGACCTGGCCGCCGGTCAACATGTGCAATTGCTGGTTCCGGCGGGCGTCTGGCAAGGAACTCGCCTGATCGGAGACGGCAAAGTGGCGCTCCTGGGCTGCACCGTCGTTCCTGGCTTCGATTTTGCGGACTATACGCGCGGAAATTTTGCGGAGTTGGCTGAGCAATGGCCGGACCAGGCTGAGCGAATCCGGTATCTGACGCGGAGATGACTATCTACTGACTACCGCCGCTCGCGAAAAAACGCCCGCAGCAATTCACTCGACTCTGCCGCCAGCAGCCCCGAATCAAGCTGCATCTGGTGATTCAGCCGGGGGTGGTTGATCACCGAAAGCACCGAACCGGCAGCGCCAGCCTTCGGATCGGCGGTCGCATAGACCACGCGGTCCAGCCGCGCATGCACCAGCGCCCCGGCGCACATGGAGCAGGGCTCCAGCGTCACAAACATGGTGCAGCCATTGAGCCGGTGATTGCCCAGCGCCTGCCCGGCAGCACGCAGCGCCACGACTTCAGCGTGGGCCGTCGGGTCATTGTCGCGCAGAACGCGATTCTGTGCCCGCACCAGCACTTCGTCCTGATAGACAAGCACAGCACCCACCGGCACTTCGCCTGCCTGTCCGGCGGCAATAGCCTCATCGAGCGCAAATTGGAGATAGTCGAGATCGTTCATTCCGCTTCAATCATTCTTACATTTCGCCTGCGAAGCGAACGACGTCAGAACCCGGCGGGCTGCTGCTGAGTCATGCAGTGCAGCGTTCCCAGACCCCAGACGAGATCCACCGAGTGGATTCCGATGACCTCCCGATCCGGGAAAAGCTCGGCCAGAATGCCCAGCGCAACGCGATCATTTGGGTCATGGAAGGTCGGCACCAGCACCAGCCCATTGGCGATGTAGAAATTCGCGTAGCTGGCCGGCAATCGCTGTCCTCGAAAGACTACCGGGCGCGGCAGCGGCAGCTCGACAATCGTCCACTGCTTGCCGTCGGGAGTGCGTGAAGCCTTAAGCCGCGCCAGATTCTCAGCCAGCGGCGCGTGATTCTCGTCGGCCGTATTCGGTTCAACTGCGGTAACGATCGTCGAGGGACCGACAAATCGGGTAATGTCGTCGACGTGCCCGTGGGTGTCGTCGCCTGCAACGCCGCGATCCATCCACAGGACCTGCTCAATGCCCAGGTAATCGCGAAATGCCGCCTCAAGCTGCTCGCGGCTGACGCCAGGGTTGCGCTGCTGAACCTCGCTCAGCAGGCACTCTTCCGTCGTAATCAGCGTTCCCGCGCCATTGACGTCGATGCTTCCACCCTCCAGAACAAGGCGGTGCTTTGTTCCATCAGCGAGCGTCACCTTTGGCTGCCATCGCTGCATATCGAGCAGCTCTGACACGTGCCCCGGAACCTGATCGTCGAGCCGCCAGTCGTCATACTTGGCCCAGGCGTTGAACTTCCAGTCCGTGATCGCCAACTCGCCAGACGGGTTTTTCACAAAAATCGGCCCAGAATCCCGCAGCCAGACGCGATCGGTCGG from Acidicapsa acidisoli encodes:
- the tadA gene encoding tRNA adenosine(34) deaminase TadA, whose protein sequence is MNDLDYLQFALDEAIAAGQAGEVPVGAVLVYQDEVLVRAQNRVLRDNDPTAHAEVVALRAAGQALGNHRLNGCTMFVTLEPCSMCAGALVHARLDRVVYATADPKAGAAGSVLSVINHPRLNHQMQLDSGLLAAESSELLRAFFRERR
- a CDS encoding agmatine deiminase family protein; amino-acid sequence: MGMGDTPASLPRELGYKMPAEWESHEGTWIGWPYNASDWPGKFAAIPWVYAEIVRLLSQRENVHILVHGEAQEQRAASILKRAGANLGQVSFHRWPTDRVWLRDSGPIFVKNPSGELAITDWKFNAWAKYDDWRLDDQVPGHVSELLDMQRWQPKVTLADGTKHRLVLEGGSIDVNGAGTLITTEECLLSEVQQRNPGVSREQLEAAFRDYLGIEQVLWMDRGVAGDDTHGHVDDITRFVGPSTIVTAVEPNTADENHAPLAENLARLKASRTPDGKQWTIVELPLPRPVVFRGQRLPASYANFYIANGLVLVPTFHDPNDRVALGILAELFPDREVIGIHSVDLVWGLGTLHCMTQQQPAGF
- a CDS encoding glutaredoxin family protein, translating into MQILMYSAPWCRDCRETKRYLDTHGIAFTEIDIEAEPAAAAEVLRHVGKRAIPQLVLDGEWFQPYKPGRGILYDELDARFGINTRL
- a CDS encoding cupin domain-containing protein — protein: MTTPPHLTAAQIKELLRLSTHPMEGGFFRRTYTSELTVELERGQRAAGTAIYYLLEPDTFSEMHMLASDELFHFYLGDPVEMLQLWPDGRSEIVALGPDLAAGQHVQLLVPAGVWQGTRLIGDGKVALLGCTVVPGFDFADYTRGNFAELAEQWPDQAERIRYLTRR